A genomic stretch from Armatimonadota bacterium includes:
- a CDS encoding glycosyltransferase, with the protein MAATVLLWAVGLALLYQFGVFAWNAVYWVRRRPESDSGEPTLSVLIPARNEIRNLPVLLAALQAQTLRPAEIIVCDDHSDDGMREWLQEHAAEFDVRWFQADPKPDEWVGKNWACHQLAQHATGDWFLFLDADIRPKPGFLEFIVNACRRTSAVLVTAFPSIDRAGVGDGLIIGMVPFSVCTMLPLNHVERTCNPAFAFANGQIMAFRREDYLRIEPHRQVRGLVLEDVGIARLIKRLRGRVHIADARHVVAARMYENTGQAIAGFSKNAVAITGGRLGAAVSLVSLTTTYLVPIWLAVAGYKAAWAVVGAGALLYGIPAYLSGLPAWFGLLYPAAIALAELVMIRSLIWNTRGCVRWKGRVYRRC; encoded by the coding sequence ATGGCCGCAACTGTCCTGCTCTGGGCGGTGGGGCTGGCGTTGTTGTACCAGTTCGGAGTCTTCGCGTGGAACGCTGTCTACTGGGTGCGCAGACGCCCGGAGTCCGACAGCGGCGAGCCGACCCTTTCGGTGCTTATCCCGGCGCGCAACGAGATCCGCAATTTGCCGGTCCTGTTGGCTGCACTTCAGGCGCAGACGCTGCGCCCGGCCGAGATCATCGTGTGCGACGACCACTCGGACGACGGCATGCGGGAATGGCTTCAGGAGCATGCGGCCGAGTTTGATGTGAGATGGTTTCAGGCCGACCCAAAGCCCGACGAGTGGGTGGGCAAGAATTGGGCCTGCCACCAGCTTGCGCAGCACGCAACCGGCGACTGGTTCCTGTTCCTGGATGCGGATATTCGGCCCAAGCCCGGCTTTCTGGAGTTCATCGTCAACGCTTGCCGCAGGACGTCCGCGGTGCTGGTGACCGCCTTCCCGAGTATTGACCGGGCAGGGGTGGGAGACGGGCTGATCATCGGGATGGTGCCATTCTCCGTCTGCACCATGCTGCCGCTGAACCACGTGGAGCGCACATGTAACCCCGCCTTCGCCTTCGCAAACGGGCAGATCATGGCCTTCCGGCGCGAGGATTACCTGCGCATCGAGCCCCACCGGCAGGTGCGGGGGCTGGTCCTTGAGGATGTGGGCATCGCCCGCCTGATAAAGCGTCTACGTGGGCGGGTACATATCGCAGACGCCCGGCACGTGGTGGCCGCGCGAATGTATGAGAACACGGGGCAGGCCATTGCAGGGTTCTCGAAGAATGCAGTCGCGATCACCGGCGGTCGCCTGGGAGCCGCTGTGTCTTTGGTGAGTCTAACGACCACATACCTGGTTCCCATCTGGTTGGCGGTGGCGGGGTACAAGGCGGCATGGGCGGTGGTGGGCGCCGGAGCGCTCCTGTACGGGATTCCGGCGTATCTGTCCGGGCTGCCTGCGTGGTTCGGACT